One stretch of Saccharomonospora xinjiangensis XJ-54 DNA includes these proteins:
- a CDS encoding response regulator transcription factor: MTRRIGVVLVDDEPLIRTGLRAILESEDDLAVVGEAADGAEVADLVRRVRPDVVLMDVRMPSVDGIAATRHVLACVPEPPKIIVVTTFDNDDYVYSALRAGASGFVLKRARPEELVAAVRTVCAGDSLLYPSALRRMAARHPATGSRLAEARLTEREQQVLRLMAAGLSNAEIAGELFLGVETVKTYVGNVLAKLGARDRTQAVIAAFESGFVSPGDRR, encoded by the coding sequence GTGACGCGCCGGATCGGTGTCGTGCTCGTGGACGACGAACCCCTCATCAGGACGGGGCTGCGGGCGATCCTGGAGTCGGAGGACGATCTCGCCGTGGTGGGTGAGGCCGCCGACGGTGCCGAGGTCGCCGACCTGGTGCGCCGGGTGCGACCCGATGTCGTGCTCATGGATGTGCGGATGCCGTCCGTTGACGGCATCGCGGCCACGAGACATGTGCTGGCCTGCGTACCGGAACCACCGAAGATCATCGTGGTGACGACGTTCGACAACGACGACTACGTGTACTCGGCGCTGCGCGCGGGTGCCAGCGGCTTCGTGCTCAAGCGGGCGCGGCCGGAGGAACTCGTCGCGGCGGTGCGGACGGTGTGCGCAGGCGACTCGCTGCTGTACCCGTCGGCGCTGCGGCGGATGGCCGCGCGGCATCCCGCCACCGGGTCGCGCCTCGCGGAGGCGAGGCTCACCGAGAGGGAACAGCAGGTGCTGCGGTTGATGGCGGCGGGGCTGTCCAACGCCGAGATCGCGGGCGAGTTGTTCCTCGGGGTCGAGACGGTGAAGACCTACGTCGGCAACGTGCTCGCCAAACTCGGGGCCCGCGACCGCACCCAGGCGGTGATCGCGGCGTTCGAATCGGGGTTCGTCTCGCCGGGCGATCGCCGGTGA